A window from Deltaproteobacteria bacterium encodes these proteins:
- a CDS encoding flippase-like domain-containing protein yields the protein MNRTTRTLLGIAISIVALYLAMPPRDEWGNVVAAFARVQYAYVVPIALISAYSIVVRCQRWRLLLRPVGTIPFLPLFSATSVGFLCNMVLPLRVGEVIRPVLLANRMNVPVSSVLASVLLERLLDMLTILVFLGLVMWLMPVSDTIRQSGIVFLLFALFAIAMVASLQRRHPLALAFLRCILARMPPGIRERAEAALQSFIGGLQGIGTGAALLWILGYSVFLWIVIASVFGIGFLACGLEVPLVSGALALVTVVAGAVSAPSAPGFIGTFQAGCIVALGLFGISRADAIPYAFVVWAAQWLTQVILGVVFLLRENIRFGDVRAAEEPPP from the coding sequence GTGAACCGCACCACGCGCACGCTCCTCGGGATCGCCATCTCCATCGTCGCCCTGTATCTCGCGATGCCACCGCGCGACGAATGGGGCAACGTCGTCGCGGCGTTCGCGCGAGTCCAGTACGCGTACGTGGTCCCCATCGCCCTGATCAGCGCCTACAGCATCGTCGTGCGCTGTCAGCGTTGGCGCTTGTTGCTGCGCCCCGTCGGCACGATCCCGTTTCTGCCACTTTTCTCGGCCACATCGGTCGGCTTCCTCTGCAACATGGTGCTGCCGCTCCGTGTAGGTGAGGTCATTCGCCCGGTTCTGCTCGCCAACCGGATGAACGTTCCGGTGAGCAGCGTCCTCGCCTCGGTGCTGCTCGAGCGCTTGCTCGACATGCTGACGATTCTCGTTTTTCTCGGCCTCGTGATGTGGCTGATGCCCGTTTCGGACACGATCCGCCAGAGCGGCATCGTCTTCCTCCTGTTCGCGCTCTTCGCGATCGCCATGGTCGCTTCTCTCCAACGGCGGCACCCGCTCGCCCTCGCGTTCTTACGATGCATCCTCGCTCGCATGCCGCCGGGCATCCGCGAGCGCGCCGAGGCCGCCCTGCAAAGCTTCATCGGCGGCTTGCAGGGAATCGGCACGGGAGCCGCGCTCCTCTGGATCCTCGGCTATTCCGTGTTCCTCTGGATCGTCATCGCCTCCGTGTTCGGAATCGGGTTTCTCGCCTGCGGCCTCGAGGTACCGCTCGTCAGCGGCGCGCTCGCTCTGGTGACTGTCGTGGCGGGTGCCGTATCCGCGCCGTCGGCTCCGGGCTTCATCGGCACGTTTCAAGCCGGGTGCATCGTCGCGCTCGGCCTGTTCGGCATCAGCCGGGCGGATGCCATCCCCTACGCGTTCGTCGTATGGGCCGCGCAGTGGCTCACGCAGGTGATCTTGGGGGTTGTCTTTCTCTTGCGTGAGAACATAAGGTTCGGCGATGTGCGGGCCGCTGAAGAGCCCCCACCCTGA
- the coaBC gene encoding bifunctional phosphopantothenoylcysteine decarboxylase/phosphopantothenate--cysteine ligase CoaBC — translation MVSLTNKTIVLGVTGGIAAYKTPDVVRALVTAGARVRVILTQSAEHFVTALALQTVSGQPVARGLFDLTEESEIGHIRLADEADALVITPATANVIAKLAHGLADDLLSTVALATRAPLLVCPSMNVHMYEHPTVRANLAHLRAAGHAILEPDAGFLACGYSGAGRLPDAAAIVEEVRAIVGPKDLASLRVVVSAGPTWEALDPVRHIANRSSGKMGYALARLARRRGADVTLISGPTSLEPLRGVRTVPVVSAREMEQAVLSEAATADVVIMAAAVGDFRPADSSRHKIKRGRADLELRLVPNPDILARLGALTGPRLLVGFAAETRDLVANARRKLQAKGVHLMIANDVTAEGAGFDVDTNIVTILDRGGRVERLTKMSKEDVAAAILDRVVDLHRVRESSGAKRHEPRRR, via the coding sequence CTGGTGAGCCTCACGAACAAAACGATCGTGCTCGGCGTGACGGGCGGCATCGCGGCCTACAAGACGCCCGACGTAGTGCGCGCACTCGTCACCGCCGGCGCGCGCGTTCGCGTGATCCTCACGCAGTCCGCGGAGCACTTCGTGACTGCGCTCGCGCTTCAGACGGTCTCGGGTCAACCCGTGGCGCGGGGGCTTTTCGATCTGACGGAAGAGTCCGAGATCGGACACATCCGCCTCGCCGATGAGGCCGACGCGCTCGTGATCACGCCGGCGACGGCGAACGTAATCGCCAAGCTCGCACACGGGCTCGCCGACGACCTCCTCAGCACCGTCGCTCTCGCCACGCGCGCTCCGCTGCTCGTTTGTCCCTCGATGAACGTGCACATGTACGAACATCCGACCGTGCGTGCCAACCTCGCTCACCTCCGCGCGGCGGGGCACGCGATTCTGGAGCCCGATGCCGGCTTCCTCGCGTGCGGCTACAGTGGTGCGGGCCGCCTCCCCGACGCCGCCGCCATCGTCGAGGAAGTGCGGGCCATCGTCGGCCCGAAAGATCTCGCGAGCCTACGGGTCGTCGTGTCGGCGGGTCCCACCTGGGAGGCCCTCGATCCCGTTCGACACATCGCGAATCGCTCCTCGGGAAAGATGGGCTACGCCCTCGCGCGTCTGGCTCGTCGTCGGGGTGCGGACGTGACGCTGATCAGCGGCCCGACGTCGCTGGAGCCGCTCCGCGGGGTTCGCACCGTTCCTGTCGTGAGCGCACGCGAGATGGAGCAGGCCGTCCTGAGCGAAGCCGCGACAGCCGACGTCGTGATCATGGCGGCGGCGGTCGGCGATTTCCGACCGGCCGATTCCTCGCGTCACAAGATCAAGCGCGGCCGCGCGGATCTCGAGCTCCGGCTGGTCCCGAATCCCGACATTCTCGCAAGGCTCGGAGCGCTCACGGGTCCCCGCTTGCTGGTCGGGTTCGCCGCCGAGACACGCGACCTCGTCGCCAATGCCCGCCGGAAGCTGCAGGCGAAAGGTGTCCATCTGATGATCGCCAACGACGTGACCGCTGAGGGCGCGGGCTTCGATGTCGACACGAACATCGTCACCATCCTGGACCGCGGTGGTCGCGTTGAGCGCCTGACGAAGATGAGCAAGGAGGACGTCGCCGCGGCGATTCTGGACCGCGTCGTCGATCTTCACCGAGTTCGGGAAAGCTCGGGAGCCAAGCGGCACGAGCCCCGACGCCGCTGA
- a CDS encoding zinc dependent phospholipase C family protein, whose protein sequence is MMGPMSFVAAVMVLLVPQEAQAWGPVTHLVHGATMLAGINTLPSALQEILRAFPDAYLYGCVGADIVQAKKFARDLRYHCHSWNVGWQVLESAATGSERAFAYGYLTHLAADTYSHNYYVPLQLIASFRARALKHVYWEARFDALQREDDWKRLRDVVSRFYPDCDDLMERVVERTLFSFRTNKRIFNSVMALHRVEQWRKMMHRLGARSRYPLPPGDVVRYGDLCSHAALDMLTNGRKAACVRLDPTGREHLERAEQIRKRLRLLRKKRQLTPSLQDSITAKVVPELKAHVCGMC, encoded by the coding sequence GTGATGGGACCGATGTCGTTCGTCGCTGCTGTGATGGTCCTGCTCGTCCCGCAGGAGGCGCAGGCTTGGGGGCCGGTCACCCACCTGGTGCACGGCGCGACCATGCTGGCGGGGATTAACACCCTGCCCTCCGCCCTTCAAGAAATCCTGCGCGCCTTTCCCGACGCATATCTGTACGGCTGCGTCGGGGCGGACATCGTCCAGGCGAAGAAGTTCGCGCGCGATCTCCGCTACCACTGCCATTCGTGGAACGTGGGATGGCAGGTACTGGAGAGCGCGGCGACGGGTTCGGAGCGTGCGTTCGCATACGGCTACCTGACTCATCTCGCCGCGGATACCTACTCGCACAACTACTACGTCCCTCTCCAGCTCATCGCGAGCTTCCGAGCTCGGGCTTTGAAACACGTTTATTGGGAAGCGCGATTCGACGCTTTGCAGCGGGAGGACGATTGGAAGCGCCTCCGCGACGTCGTCAGCCGGTTCTATCCGGATTGCGACGACCTGATGGAGCGCGTCGTGGAGCGCACCTTGTTCTCGTTTCGGACGAACAAGCGCATCTTCAACTCCGTCATGGCACTTCACCGCGTGGAGCAGTGGCGCAAGATGATGCATCGATTGGGGGCCCGGTCACGCTATCCGCTCCCGCCGGGCGATGTCGTCCGCTACGGCGATCTCTGCTCCCACGCCGCGCTCGACATGCTGACCAATGGCCGGAAGGCCGCGTGCGTCCGGCTCGATCCGACCGGACGCGAGCACCTGGAGCGCGCCGAACAGATCCGCAAGCGGCTGCGGTTGTTGCGAAAGAAGCGCCAGCTGACGCCGTCCTTGCAGGATTCCATTACGGCGAAGGTGGTGCCGGAGTTGAAGGCGCACGTCTGCGGGATGTGTTAG
- a CDS encoding uracil-DNA glycosylase encodes MDERSELLELIRSARAHVDWLRETAVEAVSSERPATPPREGGIRETPPSGVSEDTAPPVPSLTSPIGAVPAPAVAEDTVDFLTHPGVRESRTLAALRTVIGDCQRCKLASTRTQVVYGVGNPDADLVFVGEAPGHDEDMSGEPFVGPAGQLLTEIIVKGMKIRRQDVYIANIIKCRPAKNRNPEPDEIAACEPFLKHQLHLIRPKAIVALGSFAAQCLLKTRTPISRLRGVWASYQGIPLMPTFHPAYLLRNPSDKRLVWRDIQQVMALLGLR; translated from the coding sequence TTGGACGAGCGATCTGAGCTCCTCGAGCTGATACGGAGCGCGCGGGCGCACGTCGACTGGCTGCGCGAGACCGCCGTCGAAGCGGTCTCGTCCGAGCGTCCGGCGACACCGCCACGGGAGGGGGGCATACGAGAAACCCCACCGTCGGGAGTATCCGAGGACACCGCGCCGCCCGTGCCGAGCCTCACGTCGCCCATCGGGGCGGTGCCGGCCCCAGCGGTCGCGGAGGATACGGTCGATTTCCTGACGCATCCGGGCGTCAGGGAGAGTCGAACGCTTGCCGCGCTCCGCACGGTCATCGGGGATTGCCAGCGCTGCAAGCTCGCGAGCACCCGCACGCAAGTCGTTTACGGCGTGGGCAATCCCGACGCCGATCTGGTGTTCGTCGGCGAAGCGCCGGGGCACGACGAAGACATGAGCGGCGAGCCCTTCGTCGGCCCCGCGGGACAGCTTCTCACGGAGATCATCGTGAAGGGCATGAAGATCCGGCGCCAAGACGTCTACATTGCGAACATCATCAAGTGCCGGCCAGCCAAGAATCGCAATCCCGAGCCAGACGAGATCGCCGCGTGCGAGCCGTTCCTGAAACACCAGTTGCACCTGATCCGGCCGAAGGCGATCGTGGCGCTCGGTAGCTTCGCGGCACAATGCCTCCTCAAGACGCGAACGCCAATCTCGCGACTGCGCGGCGTGTGGGCGAGCTATCAGGGCATCCCGCTGATGCCGACATTCCACCCCGCGTACCTGCTCCGGAATCCCTCCGACAAGCGCCTGGTCTGGCGTGACATCCAGCAAGTGATGGCGCTCCTCGGGCTGCGGTAG
- the tgt gene encoding tRNA guanosine(34) transglycosylase Tgt, whose protein sequence is MHSPHARRRSRDVPSHPYGIPGGAQRSVGTFRHPGRNRLRHHRGPRQRRPYRRRRNDLGACPGDRRGRRGRRAAGKRADEAPRRPRIPLPGRRCPVHQLPLAAFEPPCARRGLCRRRDHAGRVSGGHRGRLSLLQLRRRHVDRVTIFRLLHEDATSRARRGRLTLAHGVVETPAFMPVATHGSVKGLTPLQIRETGAEMILSNAYHLWLRPGCDVIETAGGLHRFCGWSGPILTDSGGYQIFSLASLARVSDDGVTFRSHIDGSTHALTVEEVVRAQERLGSDVAMILDECPPGDADRGTVAAATERTARWAERAAAARSRADQAVFGIVQGGTHLDLRQQSARAVIRLGFDGYALGGLSVGEPRPDTWRIAAATTPHLPADQPRYFMGAGTPTDLVRLVAAGVDLFDCVLPTRLARNGTLFTSAGPVVIRHARYAADPRPVDEACTCYSCRHFGRAYLRHLLMAREPLAVTLNTLHNVTYYQRLMLRMREAIATDTFGAFAASREWTPSAATEEGTWTA, encoded by the coding sequence ATGCACTCCCCTCACGCTCGTCGTCGGTCCCGCGACGTTCCTTCCCATCCGTACGGCATCCCTGGCGGAGCACAACGTTCCGTCGGAACGTTTCGTCATCCCGGAAGAAACCGCCTCCGCCATCACCGAGGCCCGCGCCAGAGGCGGCCGTATCGTCGCCGTCGGAACGACCTCGGTGCGTGCCCTGGAGACCGCCGCGGACGACGAGGGCGTCGTGCAGCCGGGAAGCGGGCGGACGAAGCTCCTCGTCGGCCCCGGATTCCGCTTCCGGGCCGTCGATGCCCTGTTCACCAACTTCCACTTGCCGCGTTCGAGCCTCCTTGCGCTCGTCGCGGCCTTTGCCGGCGTCGAGACCACGCTGGCCGCGTATCGGGCGGCCACCGCGGCCGGCTATCGCTTCTACAGCTACGGCGACGCCATGTTGATCGTGTGACCATCTTCCGCTTGCTTCACGAGGACGCGACGAGTCGCGCTCGCCGTGGCCGCCTCACGCTCGCCCACGGCGTCGTCGAGACACCCGCGTTCATGCCGGTGGCGACCCACGGGAGCGTCAAAGGGCTCACCCCACTGCAGATCCGCGAGACCGGGGCGGAGATGATTCTCTCGAATGCGTACCATCTCTGGCTACGACCAGGATGCGACGTCATCGAGACCGCGGGCGGACTGCACCGCTTCTGCGGCTGGAGCGGCCCCATCCTCACGGACAGCGGCGGCTATCAGATCTTCTCGCTGGCGTCCCTGGCACGCGTCAGCGACGACGGGGTGACCTTCCGATCGCACATCGACGGGAGCACGCACGCGCTCACGGTCGAGGAAGTCGTGCGCGCCCAGGAGCGTCTCGGCAGTGACGTGGCGATGATCCTCGACGAATGCCCGCCGGGCGACGCCGACCGGGGCACTGTGGCGGCGGCGACGGAGCGCACCGCGCGCTGGGCCGAGCGTGCCGCGGCCGCGCGTTCACGTGCCGACCAGGCCGTATTCGGCATCGTGCAGGGCGGTACGCACCTCGACCTCCGGCAGCAGAGCGCCCGGGCGGTGATCCGGCTCGGATTCGACGGATATGCCCTCGGTGGCCTCTCGGTCGGCGAACCGCGACCCGATACGTGGCGCATCGCCGCTGCGACGACGCCGCACCTACCCGCCGATCAACCGCGCTACTTCATGGGCGCCGGAACGCCGACCGATCTCGTACGGCTCGTGGCCGCCGGGGTGGACCTCTTCGATTGCGTGCTGCCGACACGCCTGGCGCGAAACGGCACACTCTTTACGAGCGCTGGCCCGGTGGTGATCCGCCATGCCCGTTACGCCGCCGACCCCCGTCCCGTCGACGAGGCGTGCACCTGCTATTCGTGCCGGCATTTCGGTCGAGCGTACCTGCGCCACCTCCTGATGGCACGCGAACCGCTCGCCGTAACGCTCAACACGCTGCACAACGTCACGTACTATCAACGATTGATGCTACGGATGCGAGAAGCCATCGCCACCGACACATTCGGAGCATTCGCCGCGTCGCGCGAATGGACGCCATCGGCGGCGACAGAGGAGGGTACATGGACGGCTTAG
- the yajC gene encoding preprotein translocase subunit YajC, translating into MDGLAWAQGAGGPAAGPSTLVNLLPIALMFVILYFLMIRPQQKRAKEHETMVQNLKRGDDVVTSGGIHGRIQAIADKILTVEVAPNVRIRLDRDQVATVLRGARTEEKDKEKA; encoded by the coding sequence ATGGACGGCTTAGCCTGGGCTCAGGGTGCGGGAGGACCGGCGGCGGGTCCGAGTACGCTCGTCAATCTACTTCCGATCGCGCTCATGTTCGTGATCCTGTACTTCCTCATGATCCGGCCCCAGCAGAAGCGGGCCAAAGAGCACGAAACGATGGTGCAGAATCTGAAGCGAGGAGACGACGTGGTCACGAGCGGCGGTATCCACGGCCGCATTCAGGCGATCGCCGACAAGATCCTCACCGTAGAGGTCGCCCCGAACGTGCGCATCCGCCTGGATCGCGATCAGGTGGCGACAGTGCTGCGCGGCGCTCGCACTGAAGAGAAAGACAAGGAGAAAGCATGA
- the secD gene encoding protein translocase subunit SecD produces MKLGYRVALVAVLLLVSGVYLLPVLTTVPAWWPSVLPREALRLGLDLQGGIHLILQVEGDKAVETALNGTMEDLKRELTEAQVATSKLERAGKRIHLQLRDASKSSALSDLLKNQFPILVAAADPTAQPGDTVLGFDDREERRIREFAVDQSIETIRNRIDQFGVREPVIQRSGTDGILVQLPGIQDPQRAKDLIGKTAVLEFKLVAGSADPAKPSSGTEVLPGEERDPVTGQMNSKVTYTLERKTLMTGEVIADARVRPSTQMEGPYVELVLNSRGAKLFEEITASSVNRQLAIVLDGKVKSAPVIRERIGGGRASITGNFDLREARDLAIVLRAGALPAPVTLAEERTVGPTLGRDSIQQGMISFAVGGALVIIFMLVYYKGAGILADLALLLNVVFILAALAALEATVTLPGIAGLVLTLGMAVDANVLINERIREELRLGKTVRAAIEAGYERALPAILDSNITTFLSGLILFQFGSGPVKGFAVTLCIGLVTSVFTAVVCTRIVYDFMLSRRRMQTISI; encoded by the coding sequence ATGAAGCTCGGATATCGTGTCGCCTTGGTGGCCGTCCTGCTGTTGGTGAGCGGCGTCTACCTCCTCCCCGTGCTCACCACCGTGCCGGCATGGTGGCCGTCCGTGCTCCCCCGCGAAGCCCTGCGCCTCGGTCTCGATTTACAGGGCGGGATCCATCTGATCCTCCAGGTCGAGGGTGACAAGGCCGTCGAAACGGCTCTCAACGGGACGATGGAGGACCTCAAGCGTGAGCTCACGGAGGCGCAGGTCGCGACGAGCAAGCTCGAGCGGGCGGGCAAGCGGATCCACCTCCAGCTCCGCGACGCGAGCAAGAGCTCGGCGCTCTCCGACCTCTTGAAGAACCAGTTTCCCATCCTCGTGGCTGCCGCCGATCCGACCGCCCAGCCGGGAGACACGGTCCTCGGCTTCGACGACCGCGAAGAGCGCCGCATCCGCGAGTTCGCCGTAGACCAGTCCATCGAGACGATCCGCAATCGCATCGATCAGTTCGGCGTACGCGAGCCGGTCATTCAACGCAGCGGTACGGATGGGATCCTGGTGCAGCTCCCCGGTATCCAGGACCCGCAACGTGCCAAGGATCTGATCGGCAAGACCGCCGTGCTGGAATTCAAGCTGGTCGCGGGCAGTGCCGATCCGGCCAAACCCTCGAGCGGCACCGAAGTTCTTCCCGGCGAAGAACGTGACCCCGTGACCGGCCAGATGAACAGCAAAGTCACGTACACCCTCGAACGCAAGACTCTGATGACCGGCGAAGTCATCGCCGACGCGCGCGTGCGACCTTCAACCCAGATGGAAGGCCCGTACGTGGAGCTCGTGCTCAACAGCCGTGGAGCGAAGCTCTTCGAGGAGATCACGGCGTCGAGCGTGAACCGACAGCTCGCGATCGTGTTGGACGGAAAGGTGAAGTCGGCTCCGGTGATCCGCGAACGTATCGGTGGGGGGCGAGCTTCCATCACCGGCAACTTCGATCTCCGCGAGGCACGCGATCTTGCGATCGTACTTCGCGCGGGGGCGCTCCCCGCACCCGTCACCCTCGCCGAGGAGCGCACGGTAGGCCCGACGCTCGGACGCGACTCGATTCAGCAGGGAATGATCTCGTTCGCAGTCGGTGGCGCGCTCGTGATCATCTTCATGCTGGTCTATTACAAGGGCGCCGGGATCCTCGCCGACCTCGCGCTGCTCCTGAACGTGGTATTCATCCTCGCGGCGCTCGCGGCCCTCGAAGCGACCGTGACCCTGCCGGGAATCGCCGGCCTCGTCTTGACGCTCGGCATGGCCGTCGATGCGAACGTGTTGATCAACGAACGCATCCGCGAGGAGCTCCGCCTCGGAAAGACCGTTCGGGCAGCGATCGAGGCCGGCTACGAGCGGGCACTTCCCGCAATTCTCGACTCGAACATCACGACGTTCCTGTCGGGTCTCATCCTCTTCCAGTTCGGCTCGGGACCCGTCAAAGGCTTCGCGGTGACGCTCTGCATCGGCCTCGTCACCTCCGTTTTCACGGCGGTCGTCTGCACCCGAATCGTCTACGATTTCATGTTGAGCCGCCGCCGCATGCAGACGATCAGCATCTGA
- a CDS encoding helix-turn-helix domain-containing protein: MLDRDDIYLNSKEVAQILDVSPDTVNEFARKHLLPAFKQGRQWRFRKRDIASFKRQLRGTTAA, from the coding sequence ATGCTCGACCGGGACGACATCTACCTGAACAGCAAAGAGGTAGCGCAGATACTCGACGTCAGCCCCGACACGGTCAACGAGTTCGCCCGCAAGCATCTCCTGCCGGCATTCAAACAAGGGCGACAATGGCGCTTCCGAAAGCGTGACATCGCGTCGTTCAAACGGCAGCTACGGGGCACCACCGCAGCTTAG
- a CDS encoding class I SAM-dependent methyltransferase encodes MAGQRNGAERRSSSDPQRSKIYAEFSHLYDLIFQRIFFPRIASVIKSLHIEPGARVLEVGVGTGLSLSAYPSHCDVVGIDLSQEMLDQAEEKVRERGWNHISLRQMDALDLSFPDDSFDYIMAFHVVSVVPDATKLLDEARRVLRPNGTLVIINHFRSERPIIGSLVEMADPVTRKLGWRTTLRLVDMFNGAPVAIERQFKTSPRSLFTVVIARNQKEMRATG; translated from the coding sequence ATGGCGGGTCAGCGCAACGGGGCGGAGCGTAGGTCGTCGTCGGACCCACAGCGAAGCAAGATCTACGCGGAATTCTCCCACCTCTATGATCTGATCTTTCAACGGATTTTCTTTCCTCGCATCGCAAGCGTCATCAAGTCTCTCCACATCGAGCCCGGCGCTCGCGTGCTCGAAGTGGGGGTGGGGACCGGACTCTCTCTTAGCGCCTATCCCTCCCACTGTGACGTGGTCGGCATCGATCTCTCGCAGGAGATGTTGGATCAAGCAGAAGAAAAGGTCCGCGAGCGTGGCTGGAACCACATCAGCCTCCGCCAGATGGACGCACTCGATCTGAGCTTCCCCGACGACAGCTTCGACTACATCATGGCGTTCCACGTCGTGAGCGTCGTTCCCGACGCGACCAAGCTCCTCGACGAAGCGCGTCGCGTGTTGCGTCCGAACGGGACGTTGGTGATCATCAACCATTTCCGCAGCGAACGGCCCATCATCGGGTCGTTGGTGGAAATGGCCGACCCCGTCACACGCAAACTCGGCTGGCGGACGACCCTCCGACTGGTCGACATGTTCAACGGCGCCCCCGTGGCCATCGAGCGACAATTCAAGACTTCGCCACGCTCTCTTTTCACCGTCGTAATCGCGCGAAACCAGAAGGAGATGCGCGCGACCGGTTGA
- a CDS encoding ZIP family metal transporter — translation MPDPTTAVSLWVTLPFIVVTAVATAVGGMIVTVRRQWNAALLNYFVALGGGFMLAAVVLEMLPVSAGMTPHAPMLVLVGYLMIHLVEHTAVRHFHFGEETHPEHIGVGVGPSALLGLSIHSFFDGISIASGFVISPRLGLLLFIAIALHKAPEGFTIASIMLAGGHSRRTALLSSVAVGAASVVGAMAMYPLQGLVGEGLAISAGVTIYVAASDLIPEVNRSEDSRVAVMVFVGVLLYYVTESLIEGAGLG, via the coding sequence ATGCCCGACCCGACGACGGCGGTCTCGCTCTGGGTCACGCTGCCGTTCATCGTCGTCACGGCGGTCGCGACGGCCGTCGGCGGCATGATCGTGACTGTCAGGCGGCAATGGAATGCGGCGCTCTTGAACTACTTCGTCGCGCTCGGAGGCGGATTCATGCTGGCCGCCGTCGTTCTCGAGATGCTGCCAGTGAGCGCCGGGATGACGCCGCATGCTCCGATGCTGGTGCTCGTCGGCTATCTCATGATCCATCTCGTCGAGCACACGGCGGTCCGGCATTTCCATTTCGGGGAAGAGACTCATCCCGAGCACATCGGGGTCGGAGTCGGCCCGTCGGCGCTGCTCGGCTTGTCGATCCACAGTTTCTTCGACGGCATCTCGATCGCCTCGGGGTTCGTCATCAGCCCGAGGCTCGGTCTCCTGCTCTTCATCGCGATCGCGCTGCACAAGGCACCCGAGGGGTTCACGATCGCGTCGATCATGCTCGCCGGCGGACACTCGCGTCGGACGGCTCTCCTCTCCTCGGTCGCGGTAGGCGCGGCCAGCGTGGTCGGCGCGATGGCCATGTATCCGCTCCAGGGCCTCGTCGGCGAGGGCCTCGCGATCTCCGCGGGGGTGACGATCTACGTGGCCGCCTCCGACCTGATCCCTGAGGTGAACCGGAGCGAGGACAGCCGGGTGGCCGTGATGGTGTTCGTCGGCGTGCTGTTGTACTACGTCACCGAATCGCTCATCGAAGGAGCAGGCCTGGGCTGA
- a CDS encoding inositol monophosphatase, with amino-acid sequence MEPFERVARAAVDEAGATLLGTWREAKAIHRKGVVDLVTETDQAIEGAMVARLSSAFPDHLVIAEESSSGEVRRPSRDRYVWYLDPLDGTTNFAHAYPHFAISLALALGEHLVLGLVHDAIRGETFVAREGAGATLNDVPIGVSSIGALDDALVATGFPYDRRENLSGYLGYFADMVRRSQGVRRSGSAALDLCYVACGRLDGFWEWKLRPWDTAAGVLIVREAGGTVTDFRGNDFDVFGQQTLASNGRLHAQMVATLSARLDASPAGTST; translated from the coding sequence ATGGAGCCGTTCGAGCGCGTCGCCCGCGCGGCGGTCGACGAGGCGGGTGCGACGCTGCTCGGAACGTGGCGCGAAGCCAAGGCGATCCACCGCAAAGGTGTGGTCGACCTCGTGACGGAGACGGATCAGGCGATCGAAGGCGCGATGGTCGCGCGCTTGTCGTCGGCCTTTCCCGATCATCTCGTGATCGCGGAGGAGTCGTCATCCGGCGAAGTGCGGCGGCCGTCGCGCGATCGATACGTGTGGTATCTCGATCCCCTCGACGGGACGACCAACTTCGCGCATGCCTATCCCCATTTCGCGATCTCGCTGGCATTGGCGCTCGGCGAGCACCTCGTGCTCGGCCTCGTGCACGACGCCATTCGCGGGGAGACGTTCGTCGCCAGAGAAGGCGCGGGTGCGACGCTCAACGATGTGCCGATCGGTGTGTCGTCGATCGGCGCGCTGGATGACGCGCTCGTCGCGACCGGATTCCCGTACGATCGACGGGAGAACCTCTCCGGCTACCTTGGATACTTCGCCGACATGGTTCGGCGCAGCCAGGGCGTGCGCCGCAGCGGTTCCGCGGCGCTCGACCTCTGCTATGTCGCCTGCGGGCGACTGGACGGATTCTGGGAGTGGAAGCTCCGTCCGTGGGATACCGCGGCGGGGGTGCTGATCGTTCGAGAGGCCGGCGGCACGGTCACGGACTTCCGCGGCAACGACTTCGACGTGTTCGGACAGCAGACGCTCGCGAGCAACGGGCGGCTACACGCCCAGATGGTCGCGACGTTGAGCGCACGGCTGGACGCGAGTCCGGCGGGGACGTCGACGTGA